In Shewanella aestuarii, a genomic segment contains:
- a CDS encoding AAA family ATPase, which produces MDLADFDLISGRADTYLDGINKHVNDYKDEFRKPDFHMRYSKKTVESMPYLSRNAVEKAMAQLEEAGYEFKRKANGNLDSFSFEDVIAIYEQRKVPKYRDQHSKGFVAYFNNLKGGAGKTSACVNAIHAIRTEPSLIHQDIRGLVIDLDPQASATMFLKSNLSVGGQPFTAAKAMFNKNLTREELLRDYVFETDVPGVYVIPAAIDDAFLTTSWLEECEDSLGGQEPHSLLKENIIDKLQCDFDIITVDSGPHMDYFLLNGIVASDALVMPLPPSPVDFHSSLKYLSQMKVLMRYLMEQDIDIEGKELIGFMNKFSPHILQHQESLSGATICLGEKMLDAHIPELSGFQRCGVTLDTVISVDPTMYDGGRSALKSAQDAIYAFARSFFARTQLIRSRQS; this is translated from the coding sequence ATGGACTTAGCGGATTTTGATTTAATTTCGGGTAGAGCGGATACATATTTAGATGGAATTAATAAACACGTAAATGATTACAAGGATGAATTTCGTAAACCTGATTTTCATATGCGATATTCCAAAAAAACCGTTGAGTCTATGCCGTATTTATCAAGAAATGCTGTAGAAAAAGCAATGGCTCAACTGGAAGAGGCGGGCTATGAATTTAAACGAAAAGCCAATGGAAATTTAGACTCATTCAGTTTTGAGGATGTGATTGCTATCTATGAGCAGCGAAAGGTGCCTAAATATCGTGATCAACATTCAAAAGGATTTGTTGCTTATTTTAATAATTTAAAAGGTGGTGCTGGTAAAACCTCAGCATGTGTTAATGCTATTCATGCCATTCGTACAGAACCTTCATTAATCCATCAAGACATTCGCGGCCTTGTTATCGACCTTGATCCGCAAGCAAGTGCAACGATGTTTTTGAAAAGTAATCTATCTGTCGGCGGTCAACCGTTTACAGCTGCAAAAGCGATGTTCAATAAAAATCTAACACGCGAAGAATTACTCAGAGATTATGTATTTGAAACTGATGTGCCAGGTGTTTATGTTATTCCAGCTGCGATTGATGATGCATTTTTAACGACATCATGGCTTGAGGAGTGTGAGGACTCATTGGGTGGCCAAGAACCTCATTCGCTATTAAAAGAAAATATTATCGATAAGTTACAATGTGATTTTGACATCATAACGGTCGATAGTGGCCCGCACATGGACTATTTTTTGTTAAATGGCATTGTAGCTAGCGATGCGTTAGTGATGCCTTTGCCGCCATCTCCTGTTGATTTTCACAGTTCATTAAAATACTTGTCGCAAATGAAAGTGCTAATGCGTTATTTGATGGAGCAAGATATTGATATCGAAGGTAAAGAATTGATTGGATTTATGAATAAATTCAGCCCACATATTCTGCAACATCAAGAATCACTTTCGGGTGCAACTATTTGCCTTGGTGAGAAAATGTTGGATGCGCATATTCCTGAATTATCCGGTTTTCAGCGTTGCGGTGTAACTCTGGATACTGTTATTTCAGTTGATCCTACTATGTACGATGGTGGCCGAAGTGCGCTCAAATCAGCGCAAGATGCTATTTATGCATTTGCACGTTCATTTTTTGCACGAACACAGTTAATTAGGAGTCGCCAATCATGA
- a CDS encoding preprotein translocase subunit SecB: MATKNSNQLQKAIENLVIEDVYQKNSRSFCADDFDTKSYSEMEHLHIQQMHVVHKSETIQVEDDGELLRVFVRLGTRWVVLSDDESEPNIKAAIESDFIAEYRINAHLEQECIDEFSLKNASYHVWPYWREYLSSQCERMRLPRVVLPTVQFTK; encoded by the coding sequence ATGGCTACTAAAAATAGTAACCAATTACAGAAAGCCATTGAAAATCTAGTAATTGAAGATGTGTACCAGAAAAATTCAAGATCATTTTGTGCTGATGACTTTGATACTAAATCATATAGTGAGATGGAACATCTACACATCCAACAAATGCACGTTGTTCATAAGAGTGAAACTATTCAGGTTGAAGATGACGGTGAACTACTTCGTGTCTTCGTGCGACTTGGTACACGATGGGTTGTACTCTCTGATGATGAAAGCGAGCCAAATATCAAAGCCGCTATTGAAAGCGACTTTATAGCGGAATATAGAATAAACGCTCATTTAGAACAAGAATGCATCGATGAGTTCTCGTTGAAAAATGCTAGCTATCATGTTTGGCCATACTGGCGCGAATACTTAAGTTCCCAATGTGAACGCATGAGACTACCAAGAGTTGTCCTCCCTACTGTACAGTTTACTAAATAG
- a CDS encoding PRTRC system ParB family protein — protein sequence MNAMTSVELTQTNMMIPLSSILPLPFGNCRNKRNSEKYQELLNSIKTRGVIQPILVRPSDDKFEVIAGYGRLEASTELGLDSIPAFVKILSDAEALEHQIEENLCRDDLSIIDECKAVQQLSAFYNGDRQAIADRLVWPMRKVNERIEILRCTSQVLEAVGSGAITVGHALLLAPFSEKLQQGTLAKVIAEKWTVAYLRERASKGQQLLSLAKFDTSECNTCPHNSAAQSGLFGLDDHKAACSKLTCFKEKTNEWLEVRKDELADQYGTVLLIQQVAQEDRNTVDSASVGEEQFNSGCMTCEKRVALIDDRLGRSLGTTYTNQCIDAICYNNCVKALSEPEPETPHIEEVGSDAIPLDDSHTHADTINSTSTVKPKVAKTKKAVNCSVSSKVVETNKRVLRNVGAELLMPNPHFQSAMTYAALRGIASGYKPLVSELSSTAHFSQVLKSAIALDEATLMAEIANVTLHLSTKQSDDSLNFTDMMISLLPDCENSLDAAIKKWMPTKEILSQYTIDGIKVLCVESGFEAAFDAAKSGEFAKLTGKGKATLIDTILKFDFDWSGFAPKEYIALIK from the coding sequence ATGAACGCAATGACTTCAGTAGAATTAACACAAACAAATATGATGATCCCTTTATCATCAATCCTTCCCCTACCCTTTGGAAATTGTCGCAACAAGCGCAATTCTGAAAAATACCAAGAATTACTCAACAGCATTAAAACTCGTGGTGTAATTCAACCTATTTTGGTTCGCCCATCTGATGATAAATTTGAAGTTATTGCGGGTTATGGTCGTCTTGAAGCATCAACTGAGTTGGGTTTAGACAGTATTCCCGCTTTTGTAAAAATACTCAGTGATGCAGAGGCATTAGAGCATCAAATAGAAGAAAACCTTTGTCGTGATGACCTCTCTATCATTGATGAATGTAAAGCGGTTCAACAGCTATCAGCTTTTTATAATGGTGATCGTCAAGCTATTGCAGACCGTTTAGTTTGGCCTATGCGAAAAGTGAATGAGCGCATTGAAATTCTACGCTGTACAAGTCAGGTACTTGAAGCTGTGGGTTCGGGTGCTATCACTGTAGGTCATGCCCTGTTACTAGCGCCTTTTAGCGAAAAATTACAGCAAGGTACGTTAGCCAAAGTCATAGCTGAAAAATGGACGGTTGCATATTTAAGAGAACGAGCCAGCAAAGGTCAACAGTTACTTTCTCTTGCAAAATTTGATACCTCAGAATGCAATACCTGTCCTCATAACAGTGCCGCACAATCTGGATTATTTGGACTGGATGACCATAAGGCAGCATGTTCAAAATTGACTTGCTTTAAAGAAAAAACAAACGAATGGCTTGAAGTGAGAAAAGATGAACTAGCAGATCAATACGGCACTGTGCTGCTTATTCAGCAAGTTGCACAAGAAGATAGAAACACTGTAGACAGTGCAAGTGTTGGTGAAGAACAATTTAATTCTGGTTGCATGACTTGTGAAAAACGAGTTGCTTTGATTGATGACCGTCTTGGCCGCAGCCTCGGTACGACCTATACAAATCAATGTATTGATGCCATCTGCTATAACAATTGCGTTAAGGCATTATCTGAGCCAGAGCCAGAAACACCACATATTGAAGAAGTAGGATCGGACGCTATTCCCCTTGATGATAGTCATACACACGCAGACACAATCAATTCTACCTCAACTGTTAAGCCAAAAGTGGCGAAAACCAAAAAGGCAGTTAATTGCAGTGTGTCTAGCAAGGTAGTCGAGACAAACAAACGTGTGTTACGCAATGTTGGCGCAGAATTACTCATGCCTAACCCACATTTTCAGTCTGCAATGACTTATGCTGCTTTACGTGGAATTGCATCGGGTTATAAACCGCTAGTCTCCGAGCTATCATCAACAGCACATTTTTCTCAAGTGCTTAAATCGGCAATAGCATTGGATGAAGCCACATTAATGGCTGAAATTGCGAATGTCACGCTGCATCTCTCAACCAAACAAAGTGACGACAGCCTTAATTTCACCGATATGATGATCTCATTGTTACCTGATTGCGAAAACTCGTTGGATGCAGCTATTAAGAAATGGATGCCCACCAAAGAGATTTTATCCCAGTACACAATTGACGGTATCAAAGTGCTTTGTGTCGAATCGGGATTTGAAGCCGCTTTTGATGCTGCAAAATCTGGCGAGTTTGCCAAGCTGACAGGCAAAGGTAAAGCCACATTAATTGATACCATTTTGAAATTTGATTTCGATTGGTCTGGTTTTGCACCTAAAGAATATATAGCCCTTATCAAGTAA
- a CDS encoding ParB N-terminal domain-containing protein — translation MTSIMEDTKAASANTMNNSVVWTLVSGREVAFETITIAAEDVERLTKVHKQNRRLQNELRARSLAKSIARQQYYSCIATLVDGIYELSDGSRRRSAAIEAKRPLRVMYCKEILTTAEVKGLIKELQSAEEHSPRDHGAYFESLLNDVENPMTKEQIIEEEGISEAQYERYMRAWSVPQLLVDLFEEPRDLGDVSFRTLKKVANKIGDSDALKKFVDQLDIKPGTSLKEVMAYIVEAAGLKKAKTSDKARKFVDIDKNRHVKIKKSGKSKTIFEVSNGSEKEIEDIERLIAEYYQGKQKTK, via the coding sequence ATGACTTCAATCATGGAGGATACTAAGGCTGCTAGCGCAAATACAATGAATAACTCGGTTGTCTGGACACTGGTTTCAGGTCGAGAAGTTGCTTTTGAAACAATCACTATTGCTGCTGAAGATGTAGAGCGATTAACCAAAGTACATAAACAAAATAGGCGCTTGCAAAATGAATTAAGAGCTCGCTCATTAGCCAAATCCATTGCTCGTCAGCAATATTATAGCTGTATTGCGACATTGGTTGATGGCATTTATGAACTCTCTGATGGTTCTCGCAGACGTAGCGCAGCTATTGAGGCTAAACGGCCATTGCGAGTGATGTATTGCAAAGAAATACTTACAACCGCAGAAGTTAAAGGCTTAATCAAAGAGTTACAAAGTGCAGAAGAGCATTCTCCACGTGATCATGGTGCCTATTTTGAGTCTTTATTAAATGATGTAGAAAACCCAATGACAAAGGAACAGATCATTGAGGAAGAGGGCATAAGCGAAGCACAATATGAACGATACATGAGAGCATGGAGCGTACCTCAATTGTTGGTAGATCTTTTTGAGGAACCAAGAGACCTTGGGGATGTAAGTTTTAGAACACTAAAAAAAGTCGCCAATAAAATCGGTGACAGTGACGCTTTAAAGAAGTTTGTTGATCAACTTGATATCAAGCCTGGAACTTCATTAAAAGAAGTCATGGCTTACATTGTTGAAGCTGCTGGTTTAAAAAAGGCTAAAACAAGCGACAAGGCGCGTAAGTTTGTTGATATAGACAAGAATAGGCATGTAAAAATCAAAAAGTCAGGAAAATCAAAGACCATTTTTGAAGTATCAAATGGTTCTGAAAAAGAAATTGAGGATATTGAGCGTTTAATAGCTGAGTATTATCAAGGTAAGCAGAAAACAAAGTAA
- a CDS encoding PRTRC system protein C — MLSINTLPRKFKIGVALIADPAPDASLDEVQRILIQQYPMLRHTRIYESDGRLNDDASAIEYEFQLIPVKTKG; from the coding sequence ATGCTATCAATCAATACGTTACCGAGAAAATTTAAAATTGGTGTTGCATTAATCGCTGATCCTGCTCCCGATGCAAGTTTAGATGAAGTTCAGCGCATTTTGATCCAGCAATACCCGATGCTGAGGCACACCCGCATCTATGAAAGTGATGGTCGCTTAAATGATGATGCCTCCGCTATCGAGTATGAATTTCAACTTATTCCCGTTAAGACAAAGGGATAA